Below is a genomic region from Prunus persica cultivar Lovell chromosome G3, Prunus_persica_NCBIv2, whole genome shotgun sequence.
gagagagagagagagagagagagagagagagagatgaaagtTCAAGACCATACAAACAGAGTAGTTGGCagctcttttttctttggacaAGAAATGCATTGGCAGCTTCATTTACTAATGGACATTATTATATCTCACTATTGTGTTgtctttatatttttgtttctaacCCAATATTAGAAAGTGGAGATAACAGTTAGGATCTAACCTCTTTCTAAAATGAGAGATAatacttgtttttgtttttagccATTTAAACTATCGATATATTATGTTAAATGCATAAGGTTTAGTTTGAATTGGTGTATAACCTTCTCAGGTCACTGACTCAAAGTGTTGGACTCCTTTCCTATACATTTTTGAGGTCGATGGGCAACAACAACGTAGTTGTACCAATGGTGAGTTTGATTTCATGGCATCCTTTTATATGTGCTAAATATCTTTTGCAAGTTCACCCAAACTAAAAGGTAATATCCATGCCAAATTGTGGAGTCTACAATAGGTGAACTTGCTGTTTAAGTGTCCTGTCTGAAAGTTAAAAAATGGCCTACTTGAACGTGGCCAGAATTACTATCAAGGACTTCCTCCTTGAAGACTAAAAAATTAGCAGAGTGGATGTGATGCAGAGTCAATAAGGGAAAAGAGATAAACTTGATTCCCAAATTAACCACATATCCCTAAAATTGTGGTTCTCATAATTCTCTATCAAGATGATCACAACCTAGCGAGAGTATTTGGCTTTGATCAATTTTTGTCATATGAAAAGATAAATTTTCGTAAGGCTTCAACATATGCTATCACTTTATTAGGGCAGGGACATTGTAATGCCATCTTGGGTTCACTTATCAGTGTGAAATGCTGTGAGTCGatttttaatgttgttttttCGCTTAACCCAAATGGAATTCACAAGTGTGCCTTTGATAGtattttcagtttctttaacaggcCCTTTTTATAGGAATCTAATAACTATTTAACTCAGAACACAGTGTGGGTCTTCCCATTACTACAGGTGGATTATGAGTTTAACTCATCAGCTAGAACGTTCGGGCCCTTAATTCCACATGATGAagatcatttttcttctaacCTGACCATGCTGTTGCAGTGGTCTCCTTATTCAACGGAAGACGAGTTGCTGAAGCAAGTAAGcctgcaaaaataattttgcatTAATCTTAGCGTAAACTTTGCCTCATGAGAAGGACTCTTGCATTCCTATGTGTTGCTTCCCTAAAGTACATACTGTTCTTTATTAATGAGGTGATTTGGACCCTAAATGAAGTGTTAAAAATAAGAGTCTTATTTATTATGGCAAACAATTGATTATGTGTAATTGGCCCTTGATCAAGTGTGTGCACATATCCTTACATGCATACACACATCTTTACATGTGTACATTATACACCTACATACATGCATTCATGCAGACATTGTATGCACATaagtatatataaacatatttgatttattaaCCCAATTGTCAGTTTGATGATATAGGGGATCATGGAACAAAAGTAGTCATTTACAATctttggttaaatgatgatgGGGAGATGGAACTAGATTTTGATTCAGATCCTGAGGTTCTGTTCATCCCTTTGCTTCATTTCGTTCACTTTTGAATCAAATTGGATACATTGCTACTGTAATCTTATTCTTGCAGGATATTTGTATTAACGGTGACAAAACTGGCAGAATGAAACAAATTCAGTATGTTGCTAACCTATATCAGCACTCTCTCCGTGTAAGTATGGAGTTCACATTTTGAAGTTGACTATTAAAATAAGTTTGTCTTCATTAAATCATGGTCTGGTTTCATGCTCCACAGGCATATGCATCAATCCTGTATAGACAGCTACCAGAGTACTTTAGAATAATTTTGCGTGGACGAGATATTGAGTACCATAATATTGCCGAGGATCTCAAATATGTTCAGTTTATCAAGTATATGCCACAAGTTGATGGAAACCTGGAGGTTTGTGCTGTCTACAATTCCACCATGCCTACGTCCATGCTAATTTATAGCTACTACTAATTGCACCCTGTAATTTATAAGACGCGTCCAACTTTATTGTATCACATCAGTTTCCTCCTTGCCTTTCTGTGTTAATGCCTGGTTGACTGATACTTATCAATAAATGGCCGACTAGAAGAAATACTCAAGTTCTGTAAGTCATTATGAATTATCTCTATAGTCTACTTGGAGGCCTTAAGATGAAGCAAATTAAACGGACTGCATTTTTCCTTCTTACTAGAGACAACATGACCATGAATAATAGAGTATTATCATGATGAAGTCGTCTGAATTTTATTTGTAGTAAAACCATGTCTGAAGAGTAGTCGTGTCTTGAAATGATAACTATAGATCGAAAAGTGCGTCTCTGTTCAGAAAAAAGCTTGTATGATGATCAATAACCCCATCTAATCCTGTTCACCCCAAATGTGTTTGTGCAAGTGCATGCTGTCTTTAAGTGGTGTGCGCCTGTGTTTTGTTAGTATCCAGTTGCTGTATTATAGTTGATTGCTTCATTGTTCAGGTTGAAATTATTACCGCAATAGGGTTTTTGAAGGAAGCACCACATGCTAATACTCATGGTTTTAATATCTACCATCGGAATCGTCTGATACTggtaattttcttctcttacaTTGTTAAACAGGTtatctataaaattaattcACTAACCTTTTCTCTAACATCTTACATAGTGAAAAGTGTTGCTAATTCATGAGTAGTGAACTGCACCAATTATACAGTATTAGCAAAGTTAACTATGTACTTCTGCTACACCTACATATATTTTGCAACACCCATAGAACCCATAGTTATTTTGTCTAAGGCTCTGCTGTTGTTGCCTTCAATATGCAGTCTAGATATTTTAAACTATGTTTGTCAAATGTCATGGGATGGATTTCTGTTTGCAAATTTGTGAAGAATGAATGAAACTATAATTTGATATGTCATTTACATAACTTTTATTAATTGAATTCCAGAACTTATATAGACGAGGGCTATGTGTACGCATGTGATCTTGTTCCTCACtcctagaaaaaaaaaaattaaaaaaataaactactTGTTCACCACTTAtgcttttcttatttatttatttttggcagCCATTTTGGCGTGCAGTTGGATGTACAAACGGTACTGGAAGAGGAGTTGTCGGTGAGAACTCCGGACTGCACTTATCTAGGCTAGTTCAAACAGTTGTATatggttgatgattttttatgtGATAGTATTACTATTTTTGTAGGTGTCCTGGAACCAGATTTTATTCAGCCAACTCACAACAAGCAAGATTTTGAGAAAACTTCCCTCTTCCAAAAGCTTGAAGATCGTTTAAAGCAAATGACAGTGGAGTACTGGTGAGCTACCTCTTACatgctttatttttaatcttaagatatatatattcatggaaataaaatttttaaatcgGTTGTTGAGTTGAGTTGCTTTaaagattattaaattataaatatagtaTTAGCATTGTTGGGCTTTTTACAGTTCTTGGGCTTAGGCCTCACATGCaatgtttaaaagaaaaaccccaTTTTGCTTAAACATATCATTACCCAAATCACATTTTAATACTATGGTCTAAGacccaaacccaaaacccaaaaccagaTCTTTGTCTAAGAAATAGTTAACCAAAAGTCGCAGACATAAATGAAACTGTGCGTTTCAGTACAAGTAGCAGTATACTGAACAAGCAACAACGACGTTTTTGAAGAATTAAAAagggttttcttcttcttatctcTGTAAAAATTGACTCGTACAATTACTTGTAATAATTTCCGGTTTGACTTATTTTTCTGTTGTACCTTGGCAGGAACAAACATTGCAAACTGATTGGTTATCAGCAAGTTAAAAAAACTCCATCGACAACGACAACATTACCTTCTTCCGTAACTCAGAATTGTGTGGACCAAGACCAACCTTTGTTACTGAATCATGGTTCCCAATATGAAAGCTCAAACTCAAGAGCAGGTTTGATAAAAAAGAGGAAGGATCTTCTTGATCCTCCACTGAAACTACAACATGCAAAAAGGCACATGGGATCATCCTGTGGAACTGATGTCCAGTGCATTAGTGAAGAGGTTTACTTCTATATTCTCAAATTTGGTGTCAAAACATATCTCTGCTGCGACCTCACTCTGTTTGGCTTCACTAGATTAATGTTGGATGCTTATTATACATTCCTTGATGCATTTTTTTGGTAGCCTGAAAATAGCGTTGAGGGCATGATGCGAGTTTCACAGAAGATGCTTCTGatgcaagaaaacaaaaggcttCAGTCACGGTAAGTACAAAAGCAATATGGTTGCTCACCATTTGCGTAATTATCACACATTATAATTGTTTTGGAATTTCTCACGTGTCTTGTTGCTTCCAGGCTGCTCGCATTGGAGAAAATGGTGCAAGAACTTGATTTGAAGGTAGGTCTGCGAGCaactctctgtgtgtgtggagAAAATATACATCAAGTTTTTACCTCATTTTGTAGTTAATATAGTTAGTCTTTTAATCAACATGATATTACAATTGGTGCAGGTGCAACAACTGAAGGATGAACAAAAGAAtgtacttctctctctctctctctctctctctctttctcaaaaaaaagaaaaaaggaaaaaaaagggactGATATCAGATTTTTACCTGATTTGGTAGTTGACATAGTTTATAGTCTTTAATCATGATGAAGTTATAATTGGTGCAGGTGGAACAACATGCAGGTGAACTAGAGAATGAACTGACACAGCTGACACAGACGTTGTTTGAATCATGCAAATGGAATATGTACAAGCAGCACGTTTGCTAGACAGGGGAGGATAAAACATTTCAATCttttgtattaaaatattttgccCATACTCCATAGGTGACTGGAAATTACATTAACCTTAACCTTTTTAGGGTGGTAGATTACATAGCCCGTCATACcatgaaaacaagaagatgGCAAGTAGACTTGTATAGTTGCAGAATCTCTCccttaatgaaaattttctgTTTATATTGATCGGCATTCGTCAGTATGGTATTGGTtgattctcttctttctcatcgtatgcaagagagagaaaaaatactTCAAAGGCATGTCTATTTCCAGGTGATACGAAAAATGTATAATGACATGTTAACTTCTAGATGGCTAGCATTTCAAAACGTACAAGTTCTAAAAGATCATAAATCTCAGCTAACTGACAGTGAGATGCGTCTTCTGAATAAAAACAGTGGACTTCATTTTTCACCTCTATCCAACTACAGCCACCACTCTTCTTCAATCCCCTGTCCTTCATTAATCTCCTAATATTCAGAACATCACCCCATCTTCCAGCTGAAGCATAAATATTTGACAACATTACATACCCTGCAGAGTTTTTTTCTACTAATTCCCAAAGCTTCTTAGCTGTCCTTTCTGCTATCTCctcatttttatgtttactACACCCACTCAATAGAGCTGACCATGCATTGGTTTCAGGTTCGAATGGCATGGATTTTAAAAGCTCTTCAGCTTCTACAAGGCGTCCTGATCGGGACAGTATATCCACCATGCAGGTGTAGTGTCTTCCCTTTGGCTTTGTACCATAAACAGCCTCCATTGAATTAAAGTACTGCAATCCATCATCAACTAAACCAGTGTGAGAACAAGCGAAAAGAACCGATAAAAGCATGAGCTCATTAGGAGCAACAATTGAAGTTCTATTCATTTCCTCAAACAAAAGCAGAGATTCCTCAGCAAAACCATTTTCTGCTAACCCCTGAATCATCACAGTCCAACTGACTTCATTCTTCTCAGGCATCCGATCAAATACCTTCTTAGAGCTCTCAATATCCCCGGATTTCGCATACATATCAATGAGGGCTGTACCGACAAAAACATCACACTGGGTTCcatgtttaattatttttccgTGGAGGTTCTTTCCTTTCTCTAACGAGGCTATGCTCGCACAACCACAGAGCACACTTGAGAAGGTGGATGTGTTTGGAGTTTCTCCACACAAAAGCATCTCATTAAATACTAGAAATACCTTATCCAATTCTTTGTTCTCTAAGTAACCTCCGACCATAGTATTCCACGACACATTGTTCGGTGCAGGTATGCTATTAAACAACACCTTAGCTTCTTCCATTTGTCCATTCAGACAATACCCACCAACCATAGAATTCCATGACACCACACTTTTCTCCAACATTGAGTCAAATGCCAAGCGGCCATCCTTAGTTTTTCCACATTTACAGTACAAGTCGACAAGAGAACTACTGATGAAGACATCTTTCTCACATCCAATTTTTACAACATGTGCATGGATGTTCATTCCCACTCGCAAATCCTCGAGGGTAGCCAGCGCACTAAGCGTGATAGCCAAACAGGACCTATTTGGGACGAACCCATTGCGGGACATCTGAAGAAAGAGCTTCAATGCTTCTTCAGGATGTCCACTCTGACTGTACCTCGCAATCATTGCACTCCAAGaaacttcatttctttctgGCATCTCTTCAAAGATTCGACGCGCTTCCCTCAAGTCCCCCATCCCAACATACAT
It encodes:
- the LOC18783764 gene encoding protein MICRORCHIDIA 6 isoform X1, which gives rise to MTMSNSNIIDLCSDDEMGRSNIKKCRREIEPGFDSASAPSVCPTPISRQFWKAGYYEIEQGQRCKAANQYGKNHMRIHPMFLHSNATSHKWAFGAMAELLDNAVDEVQNGATFVSIDKISTPQYGTPALLIRDDGGGMDPDAIRRCMSFGFSDKKSKFTIGQYGNGFKTSSMRLGADVIVFSRHLKSRSLTQSVGLLSYTFLRSMGNNNVVVPMNTVWVFPLLQVDYEFNSSARTFGPLIPHDEDHFSSNLTMLLQWSPYSTEDELLKQFDDIGDHGTKVVIYNLWLNDDGEMELDFDSDPEDICINGDKTGRMKQIQYVANLYQHSLRAYASILYRQLPEYFRIILRGRDIEYHNIAEDLKYVQFIKYMPQVDGNLEVEIITAIGFLKEAPHANTHGFNIYHRNRLILPFWRAVGCTNGTGRGVVGVLEPDFIQPTHNKQDFEKTSLFQKLEDRLKQMTVEYWNKHCKLIGYQQVKKTPSTTTTLPSSVTQNCVDQDQPLLLNHGSQYESSNSRAGLIKKRKDLLDPPLKLQHAKRHMGSSCGTDVQCISEEPENSVEGMMRVSQKMLLMQENKRLQSRLLALEKMVQELDLKVQQLKDEQKNVEQHAGELENELTQLTQTLFESCKWNMYKQHVC
- the LOC18783764 gene encoding protein MICRORCHIDIA 6 isoform X2, which codes for MTMSNSNIIDLCSDDEMGRSNIKKCRREIEPGFDSASAPSVCPTPISRQFWKAGYYEIEQGQRCKAANQYGKNHMRIHPMFLHSNATSHKWAFGAMAELLDNAVDEVQNGATFVSIDKISTPQYGTPALLIRDDGGGMDPDAIRRCMSFGFSDKKSKFTIGQYGNGFKTSSMRLGADVIVFSRHLKSRSLTQSVGLLSYTFLRSMGNNNVVVPMVDYEFNSSARTFGPLIPHDEDHFSSNLTMLLQWSPYSTEDELLKQFDDIGDHGTKVVIYNLWLNDDGEMELDFDSDPEDICINGDKTGRMKQIQYVANLYQHSLRAYASILYRQLPEYFRIILRGRDIEYHNIAEDLKYVQFIKYMPQVDGNLEVEIITAIGFLKEAPHANTHGFNIYHRNRLILPFWRAVGCTNGTGRGVVGVLEPDFIQPTHNKQDFEKTSLFQKLEDRLKQMTVEYWNKHCKLIGYQQVKKTPSTTTTLPSSVTQNCVDQDQPLLLNHGSQYESSNSRAGLIKKRKDLLDPPLKLQHAKRHMGSSCGTDVQCISEEPENSVEGMMRVSQKMLLMQENKRLQSRLLALEKMVQELDLKVQQLKDEQKNVEQHAGELENELTQLTQTLFESCKWNMYKQHVC
- the LOC18783763 gene encoding pentatricopeptide repeat-containing protein At2g13600, with translation MRRSAIKFKTLFATSPSKDFKTYVQKCGSLLKNLTENRLINEGMVLHNHLIKMGLSSERYIAIRLLIMYLDSRKSAQVSEIVKGFDGFDPTVHNCLINANIQWGNLDQARRLFDEMPERNEVSWTALISGLMRYGRVDESMWYFERNPFHNVVSWTAAINGLVQNGLNAEALKLFLKLLDSGVRPNDITFTSVLRACAGFGEIGLGMSVLGLIVKTGFEHNISVSNSLITLCLKMGEKALAKRIFDQMEKKDVVSWTAILDMYVGMGDLREARRIFEEMPERNEVSWSAMIARYSQSGHPEEALKLFLQMSRNGFVPNRSCLAITLSALATLEDLRVGMNIHAHVVKIGCEKDVFISSSLVDLYCKCGKTKDGRLAFDSMLEKSVVSWNSMVGGYCLNGQMEEAKVLFNSIPAPNNVSWNTMVGGYLENKELDKVFLVFNEMLLCGETPNTSTFSSVLCGCASIASLEKGKNLHGKIIKHGTQCDVFVGTALIDMYAKSGDIESSKKVFDRMPEKNEVSWTVMIQGLAENGFAEESLLLFEEMNRTSIVAPNELMLLSVLFACSHTGLVDDGLQYFNSMEAVYGTKPKGRHYTCMVDILSRSGRLVEAEELLKSMPFEPETNAWSALLSGCSKHKNEEIAERTAKKLWELVEKNSAGYVMLSNIYASAGRWGDVLNIRRLMKDRGLKKSGGCSWIEVKNEVHCFYSEDASHCQLAEIYDLLELVRFEMLAI